One Methylophilus sp. TWE2 DNA segment encodes these proteins:
- the bamA gene encoding outer membrane protein assembly factor BamA, whose translation MHLNAHATEPFVITDIRVEGLQRTEPGTVFNYLPMQVGDVMSDEKAAQAIKSLYATGFFKDVRIENEGDVLVVTVQERPSVTQIDFSGNKSFQTDKIKEGLKQIGIAEGQIFDKSQLDRAEQEIKRQYLSQGKYSAEVKATASPLERNRVAIRFEITEGPAAKIRDINIVGNHLFTTEDLRANFLLTTPNWMSWWNKDDQYSKQKLTADLEALRSFYMNQGYLEFSIDSTQVSISPDKRDVYITINLTEGEKYNISKTKLAGDMLLPEEDLRKLINIQDGEVFNRQKVTDASKIINDKLGEEGYAFANVNAVPEINKQEHTVAFTFFIDPGRKVYVRRINVQGNTRTRDSVVRREMRQMESAWYAGDKIKRSKERIQRLNFFDSVELETPSVPGINDQVDMNVTVAEKATGSVQFGAGLSSSDGVVLGFNVNQPNFLGTGNRVALQVNTSSFNTIYSLSYTDPYYTPDGISRGFDIYRRDVDTSRRNSTQLNVGTYNSQSYGLGVRFGMPMSEMDFISAGLTLDLTEVELSSSSPIQYLRFCENSSGCSSNSIVFNAGWTFDSRDNILFPRRGVLQRLSGDVSIPGLDLQYYKVSYQHSWYKDMGKDFTLMLNGEAGYANSYGGKNYPFFKNFYAGGVNSVRGFLNSSLGPRDINPSSGSDFAVGGTKRFVGNVELFMPVPFVSQSNQFRLSAFVDGGGVYGKDDSINSEYLRFSTGVGVTWVSPFGPLKLVLAKPLNEKDYDDTQVLQFQFGQQF comes from the coding sequence ATGCACCTGAACGCACATGCGACAGAGCCATTTGTCATTACCGATATCCGTGTTGAAGGTTTGCAACGTACAGAGCCCGGTACTGTCTTCAATTACCTGCCCATGCAGGTAGGTGATGTCATGAGCGACGAAAAAGCCGCACAGGCAATTAAGTCTCTCTATGCGACCGGCTTTTTCAAGGATGTGCGGATTGAGAATGAAGGCGATGTGCTGGTTGTGACTGTGCAGGAGCGCCCTTCTGTCACGCAAATTGATTTCAGCGGTAACAAGTCCTTTCAGACAGACAAAATCAAGGAAGGTTTGAAACAGATTGGGATTGCCGAAGGCCAGATTTTTGATAAATCGCAACTGGACCGGGCAGAGCAGGAAATCAAGCGACAATACCTGTCTCAGGGTAAATACAGCGCTGAGGTCAAGGCCACCGCCAGTCCGCTGGAACGTAACCGTGTTGCCATCCGCTTCGAGATTACAGAAGGTCCTGCAGCAAAAATCCGTGATATCAATATCGTCGGTAACCATTTATTTACCACAGAAGATTTGCGCGCCAACTTTTTGCTCACGACGCCAAACTGGATGAGCTGGTGGAACAAAGATGACCAGTATTCGAAACAAAAACTGACGGCTGATCTGGAAGCATTGCGTTCTTTTTACATGAACCAGGGTTATCTGGAGTTTTCCATCGACTCCACACAAGTGTCCATTTCTCCTGACAAGCGTGATGTTTACATCACCATCAACCTGACCGAAGGTGAAAAATACAATATCAGCAAGACCAAGCTGGCAGGCGATATGTTGTTGCCAGAGGAGGACTTGCGCAAGCTGATCAATATCCAGGATGGTGAAGTATTCAATCGCCAGAAGGTGACAGATGCCAGCAAGATCATTAACGACAAGCTGGGTGAAGAGGGTTATGCGTTTGCCAACGTGAATGCAGTCCCTGAAATCAACAAGCAGGAGCATACGGTTGCGTTTACCTTCTTTATTGATCCTGGCCGTAAAGTCTATGTCAGACGGATTAACGTGCAGGGCAACACCCGCACACGTGACTCCGTGGTCAGGCGTGAAATGCGTCAGATGGAGTCTGCCTGGTATGCAGGGGATAAGATCAAGCGTTCCAAAGAACGTATCCAGCGCCTGAACTTTTTTGATTCGGTTGAGCTGGAAACGCCATCTGTGCCTGGGATCAATGACCAGGTGGATATGAATGTGACGGTGGCTGAAAAAGCGACGGGTAGTGTGCAGTTTGGTGCGGGTTTATCGAGTAGTGATGGTGTCGTTCTGGGTTTCAATGTGAACCAGCCTAACTTCCTCGGCACTGGTAACCGTGTAGCCTTGCAAGTCAATACAAGTAGCTTCAATACGATTTATTCGTTGTCGTATACAGACCCTTATTACACACCAGATGGTATCAGCCGTGGATTTGATATTTATCGTCGTGATGTGGATACTAGCCGTAGAAATTCAACTCAGCTGAATGTGGGTACCTATAACAGTCAGTCTTACGGTCTAGGGGTACGTTTTGGCATGCCGATGTCCGAAATGGACTTTATCAGTGCTGGTTTGACGCTGGACCTGACTGAAGTTGAACTTTCCAGCAGTAGTCCGATTCAATACCTGAGATTCTGTGAAAACAGCAGTGGTTGTAGCAGTAATTCCATCGTATTCAATGCTGGCTGGACGTTCGATTCAAGGGATAATATCCTGTTCCCGCGCAGGGGTGTTTTACAGCGGCTGTCTGGCGATGTATCCATTCCTGGTCTGGATCTGCAATATTACAAAGTCAGTTATCAGCACAGCTGGTATAAAGACATGGGTAAAGACTTCACGCTGATGCTTAATGGGGAAGCTGGCTATGCTAATAGCTACGGCGGTAAAAACTATCCGTTCTTCAAAAACTTCTATGCTGGTGGCGTGAACAGTGTCCGTGGTTTCCTGAACTCTTCTTTAGGTCCGCGTGATATCAATCCAAGTTCAGGTTCTGACTTTGCTGTCGGTGGTACCAAGCGTTTTGTTGGTAATGTCGAATTATTTATGCCTGTACCATTTGTCTCGCAATCCAATCAGTTCCGGTTGAGTGCGTTTGTGGATGGTGGTGGTGTATATGGTAAAGATGATTCAATTAACTCCGAATATTTGAGATTCTCTACTGGTGTGGGCGTGACTTGGGTCTCTCCATTTGGTCCATTGAAACTGGTCTTGGCCAAACCACTGAATGAGAAAGATTACGATGACACGCAAGTGCTGCAATTCCAGTTCGGGCAACAGTTCTAA
- the cysD gene encoding sulfate adenylyltransferase subunit CysD, translated as MSTKQPLSHLDWLEAEAIHILREVAGQCANPVLLFSGGKDSLCILRLAEKAFRPGRFPFPLMHIDTGHNYQEVVNFRDQRAAELGERLIVRSVEDSMKRGTVVLKTPDEPRNKHQSVTLLEAIEEFGFDCCIGGARRDEEKARAKERIMSFRDEFGQWDPKNQRPELWNLYNARVHKGENIRAFPISNWTEMDVWQYIEREKLELPSIYFAHQRDIVMRNGAIFPVNVPLTSGEVINQPKAGEEVINMQVRFRTVGDVTCTAPVLSDADDVSKIVVETATTTITERGATRLDDQTSEASMEQRKKEGYF; from the coding sequence ATGTCTACAAAACAACCTTTAAGTCATTTGGACTGGCTGGAAGCAGAAGCCATTCATATTCTGCGTGAAGTCGCTGGCCAATGTGCCAACCCGGTATTGCTATTCTCCGGTGGTAAAGATTCACTATGCATTTTGCGACTGGCTGAAAAGGCGTTCCGCCCTGGCCGCTTCCCCTTCCCGCTGATGCATATCGATACCGGTCACAACTACCAGGAAGTGGTTAACTTCCGTGACCAGCGTGCCGCCGAACTGGGCGAACGGCTGATCGTGCGCTCCGTAGAAGATTCCATGAAACGCGGCACCGTTGTCTTGAAAACGCCGGATGAACCACGTAACAAGCATCAGTCTGTGACCTTGCTCGAAGCAATTGAAGAGTTCGGCTTTGATTGCTGCATTGGCGGCGCCCGCCGGGATGAAGAAAAAGCACGTGCCAAAGAACGTATCATGAGTTTCCGTGACGAGTTTGGCCAATGGGACCCTAAAAACCAGCGCCCTGAACTGTGGAACCTGTATAACGCACGTGTACACAAGGGTGAGAATATCCGTGCCTTCCCGATCTCGAACTGGACAGAAATGGACGTCTGGCAGTATATCGAGCGCGAAAAACTCGAATTGCCTAGTATTTATTTTGCCCATCAGCGTGACATCGTCATGCGTAACGGCGCCATTTTCCCGGTCAATGTGCCATTGACATCCGGTGAGGTGATCAACCAACCTAAAGCAGGCGAAGAAGTGATTAACATGCAAGTCCGTTTCCGTACTGTCGGTGACGTGACCTGTACTGCCCCTGTGCTCTCTGACGCCGACGATGTCAGCAAGATTGTGGTAGAAACGGCCACCACCACCATTACCGAGCGTGGCGCGACCCGTCTAGATGATCAAACTTCCGAGGCTTCGATGGAGCAGCGCAAGAAAGAAGGTTATTTCTAA
- the fdxA gene encoding ferredoxin FdxA, whose product MTYVVTENCIQCKYTDCVDVCPVDCFVEGPNFLAINPDECIDCTLCVAECPAEAIFSEDDVPADQQHFIALNARLATVWPTITARKEPLPNADEMNGKPGKTELLVE is encoded by the coding sequence ATGACTTATGTAGTAACCGAAAATTGTATTCAGTGCAAATACACCGACTGCGTAGATGTGTGTCCGGTAGATTGCTTTGTTGAAGGCCCTAACTTCTTGGCAATCAATCCTGATGAGTGCATCGACTGCACCTTGTGCGTGGCTGAATGTCCGGCAGAAGCGATTTTCTCGGAAGATGATGTCCCCGCTGACCAGCAACACTTTATTGCACTGAATGCGCGCCTAGCCACCGTATGGCCGACAATTACTGCGCGTAAAGAACCACTGCCAAATGCAGATGAAATGAATGGTAAACCAGGTAAAACAGAATTGTTGGTTGAATAA
- the lpxD gene encoding UDP-3-O-(3-hydroxymyristoyl)glucosamine N-acyltransferase: MAQHFTLHEIVASLGGQVDLGQPEQAKSLKISRLASLKQAKPGMISFFNDTKYTQSLQETQASVVILRPEHRALTGLPCILTDNPYAYFAKLSALMNPPRQYINHVHPTVVIGFDTHLPSERTIDAMTSIGDRVKLGHGVRIGAGCVIEDDVTIGPNTVLEPRVVIKHGTIIGSHCHLFSGCIIGNDGFGYAEEQGQWVKIPQVGRVVIGNHVDIGANTTVDRGALDDTVIEDGVKLDNLIQVAHNVRIGAHTVIAGCVGIAGSAEIGAHCKIGGAAMILGHLQIVDGVTISPGSMIMRSIQQAGTYTALMPFQKHEDWLRTAANIRHLEQYQLRLKQLEQAISNIQKHSED; this comes from the coding sequence ATGGCGCAACACTTTACATTACATGAGATAGTTGCGTCTCTGGGAGGGCAGGTTGATCTTGGTCAGCCTGAGCAAGCAAAGTCGCTGAAAATTTCACGTTTGGCCTCTTTAAAACAGGCTAAGCCTGGCATGATCAGTTTCTTTAATGATACAAAATATACGCAGTCATTACAGGAGACGCAGGCTTCTGTCGTGATTTTGCGTCCAGAGCATCGTGCCTTGACTGGGTTGCCATGTATCCTCACGGATAATCCATACGCCTATTTCGCCAAACTGTCAGCCTTGATGAACCCGCCCAGGCAATATATCAATCATGTGCATCCTACTGTTGTGATTGGTTTTGATACGCATCTGCCATCCGAGCGGACGATTGATGCCATGACGAGTATCGGTGACCGTGTCAAATTGGGTCATGGTGTGCGCATTGGTGCAGGCTGTGTGATTGAAGATGATGTCACGATTGGTCCAAATACAGTATTGGAGCCGCGTGTTGTCATCAAGCACGGGACAATCATTGGAAGCCATTGCCATTTATTTTCTGGCTGTATCATTGGAAATGATGGTTTTGGTTATGCCGAAGAGCAGGGGCAATGGGTTAAAATACCACAAGTTGGCCGTGTCGTGATTGGTAACCATGTGGATATCGGTGCCAACACCACCGTGGACCGAGGCGCGCTTGATGATACCGTCATCGAGGATGGTGTTAAGTTGGACAATTTAATACAGGTCGCCCATAATGTCCGCATTGGTGCGCATACGGTCATTGCAGGTTGCGTGGGCATTGCTGGCAGTGCCGAGATTGGCGCACATTGCAAGATAGGCGGTGCTGCCATGATTCTCGGCCACTTGCAGATCGTTGATGGCGTGACCATTTCGCCGGGCTCAATGATCATGCGTTCGATACAGCAGGCAGGCACCTATACGGCACTGATGCCATTCCAGAAGCATGAAGACTGGTTACGGACGGCGGCAAATATCCGGCATTTGGAGCAATATCAGCTGAGACTCAAGCAACTTGAGCAAGCAATAAGCAATATACAAAAACATTCGGAAGATTGA
- a CDS encoding phosphoadenylyl-sulfate reductase — protein sequence MSFGVSMLKPAANNPATRPALTDELVASVHAKRAQALALLRAAAAEFPAITFANSYGAEDMVLTDLIAKENLPIEIFSLDTGRLPAETYTLMGEVEQNYVIKPLVFFPMHEAVENYVHTQGINAFYESIELRKACCHMRKVEPLQRALAGKQAWITGMRAEQAATRSNLPTREYDAGNKLEKFNPLSDWTEKEVWAYIRLFEVPYNALHDQFYPSIGCAPCTRAVAMGEDIRAGRWWWENPDSKECGLHVKK from the coding sequence ATGAGTTTCGGCGTCAGCATGCTCAAACCGGCGGCTAACAATCCGGCCACACGCCCGGCCCTGACAGACGAACTGGTCGCCAGCGTACACGCAAAGCGTGCGCAGGCGCTCGCTTTGCTGCGCGCGGCGGCGGCTGAATTCCCGGCCATCACGTTTGCCAACAGCTACGGCGCCGAAGATATGGTGCTGACCGACCTGATTGCAAAAGAAAATCTGCCTATTGAGATTTTCTCGCTGGATACCGGCCGCCTGCCTGCCGAGACTTACACCCTGATGGGTGAAGTTGAGCAAAACTACGTCATTAAACCATTGGTTTTTTTCCCCATGCATGAAGCCGTGGAAAATTACGTTCATACCCAGGGCATCAATGCCTTCTATGAAAGCATAGAGCTGCGCAAAGCCTGCTGCCATATGCGCAAAGTGGAGCCGTTGCAGCGCGCCCTCGCCGGCAAGCAAGCCTGGATTACCGGTATGCGTGCTGAACAGGCCGCAACCCGTAGCAACCTGCCCACGCGTGAATATGATGCCGGTAACAAGCTTGAAAAATTCAACCCGCTGAGCGACTGGACTGAAAAAGAAGTCTGGGCTTATATTCGCCTGTTTGAAGTGCCTTATAACGCCTTGCACGACCAATTCTACCCCAGTATTGGCTGCGCACCGTGTACACGTGCTGTCGCCATGGGTGAAGATATCCGCGCCGGCCGCTGGTGGTGGGAAAACCCGGACAGCAAAGAATGCGGTCTGCACGTCAAAAAATAA
- the cysN gene encoding sulfate adenylyltransferase subunit CysN: MTTQHNDSLLRFMTCGSVDDGKSTLIGRLLYDTKTILADTLNNIARTSQKRGMEAVDLSLLTDGLQAEREQGITIDVAYRYFSTGTRKYIIADAPGHEQYTRNMVTAASTANLAIILIDARKGVLTQTRRHSYLAHLVGIPHIVVAVNKMDLVNYDQAIYEKIKADYIAFASEIGLAQARDIKFIPMSALNGDMLVDRLDNMDWYQGETLLELLEAAPAAHSDQAEQFRFPVQFVCRPHDSANPELHDFRGFMGRVESGSIAVGDAVTVLPNGYQSKVKAIQLGNEQLQSAQTEQSITLLLEDEIDTSRGDMIVKTSEAPEAVKQIEAHVCWLSETPLSPARTYIVRHTTRESKAKIGSIQYKVDVNTLEQQATTDLKMNDIARVSFKLAQPLMVDSYDKNRATGAFIVIDESTNNTVGAGMIV, encoded by the coding sequence ATGACAACACAACACAACGACTCTTTGCTGCGCTTTATGACTTGCGGTAGCGTGGATGATGGCAAAAGTACCTTGATTGGCCGTTTGCTGTACGACACCAAAACCATTCTGGCCGATACGCTCAACAATATTGCCCGCACGTCACAAAAGCGCGGCATGGAGGCGGTAGACCTGTCATTACTGACCGATGGCCTGCAAGCTGAGCGCGAGCAAGGTATCACCATTGACGTGGCCTACCGCTACTTCAGCACAGGCACCCGCAAGTACATCATTGCCGATGCGCCTGGCCATGAGCAATACACACGCAACATGGTGACTGCTGCATCGACGGCTAACCTGGCGATCATCCTGATTGATGCGCGTAAAGGCGTGCTGACACAAACCCGTCGCCACAGCTACCTGGCACATCTGGTAGGCATTCCACATATTGTGGTCGCGGTGAACAAAATGGACCTGGTGAACTACGATCAGGCCATTTATGAAAAAATCAAGGCTGATTACATTGCCTTTGCCAGCGAAATCGGCCTGGCACAGGCTCGTGATATCAAATTCATCCCGATGTCTGCACTGAATGGCGACATGCTGGTAGACCGCCTGGACAATATGGACTGGTACCAGGGTGAAACCCTGCTTGAACTCCTGGAAGCGGCGCCAGCTGCACATAGCGATCAGGCTGAGCAATTCCGTTTCCCGGTGCAGTTTGTGTGCCGTCCGCATGATTCAGCGAATCCTGAATTGCACGATTTCCGTGGCTTTATGGGGCGTGTTGAGTCAGGCAGCATTGCCGTGGGCGATGCCGTGACGGTGTTGCCTAACGGCTATCAATCCAAAGTGAAAGCTATACAGCTAGGTAACGAGCAATTGCAAAGCGCACAAACCGAGCAAAGTATTACGCTGTTGCTGGAAGATGAAATCGATACTTCACGCGGTGATATGATCGTCAAAACCAGCGAAGCGCCTGAGGCCGTCAAGCAAATTGAAGCACACGTCTGCTGGTTATCAGAGACACCGCTGTCGCCCGCCAGGACGTATATCGTGCGCCACACAACACGTGAGTCCAAAGCCAAGATTGGCAGCATTCAATACAAGGTAGACGTGAACACGCTGGAACAACAGGCCACCACAGACCTGAAAATGAATGATATCGCGCGTGTCAGCTTTAAACTGGCGCAACCACTGATGGTGGATAGCTATGACAAAAATCGCGCGACCGGCGCCTTTATTGTCATTGACGAAAGCACCAATAACACGGTCGGTGCAGGCATGATCGTTTGA
- the lpxA gene encoding acyl-ACP--UDP-N-acetylglucosamine O-acyltransferase encodes MQNLIHPSAIIDPKAELDSSVEVGPYTTIGAGVRIDAGTKIASHVVIEGPTTIGKHNEIFQFSSLGAKPQDKKFKDEPTLLEIGDHNTIREFCTFNRGTVQDKGTTKIGNHNWIMAYVHIAHDCIVGNHTIMANNSSLAGHVTIYDHAILGGFTLIHQFCQIGEHIITAVGSVVFKDIPPYVTAAGYDAQPHGINAEGLKRRGFSAETIQQIKRAYKVLYRQGLSFEEAKAALADMEKSCPEIGLMTRFLAQTTRGIVR; translated from the coding sequence ATGCAAAACCTGATTCATCCTAGCGCAATCATAGATCCTAAAGCCGAGTTGGATAGCTCGGTAGAAGTGGGCCCTTATACCACCATAGGTGCTGGCGTACGAATTGATGCCGGCACCAAGATAGCCTCACATGTCGTGATTGAAGGGCCTACCACCATAGGCAAACATAACGAAATCTTCCAGTTCTCTTCACTAGGTGCTAAGCCACAGGATAAAAAGTTCAAGGATGAACCTACCTTGCTTGAGATAGGTGATCACAATACTATCCGTGAATTTTGTACCTTCAACCGAGGGACAGTGCAAGATAAAGGCACGACCAAAATTGGCAACCACAACTGGATCATGGCGTACGTGCATATTGCGCATGATTGCATCGTCGGTAACCATACCATCATGGCCAATAACTCTTCACTGGCTGGACATGTGACGATTTACGATCATGCCATTTTGGGTGGATTCACCCTGATTCACCAGTTCTGCCAGATTGGCGAGCACATTATTACTGCTGTGGGTTCTGTGGTCTTTAAAGACATTCCACCTTATGTGACGGCAGCCGGTTATGATGCACAGCCCCATGGCATCAATGCTGAAGGCTTGAAGCGTCGCGGTTTTAGTGCCGAGACCATACAGCAAATCAAGCGTGCTTACAAAGTGCTTTATCGTCAGGGCCTGTCGTTTGAAGAGGCCAAAGCGGCCCTGGCGGACATGGAAAAATCATGCCCCGAAATTGGCCTGATGACCCGTTTTCTCGCGCAAACCACGCGCGGTATTGTGCGTTAA
- the fabZ gene encoding 3-hydroxyacyl-ACP dehydratase FabZ — translation MAENTMNSMDIHEILEHLPHRYPFVLVDRVLSMELGKEITAVKNVSVNEPYFPGHFPYHPVMPGVLIVEAMAQAAALLSFKTMGTKPTNDSVYYFAGIDNVRFKKPVSPGDQIILHVKIDRILKGIWKYIAVAKVGDEIVAEANMMCILKAIEK, via the coding sequence ATGGCTGAAAATACAATGAATAGCATGGATATTCATGAGATTCTGGAACACCTGCCACATCGCTATCCATTTGTACTGGTTGACCGTGTCCTGTCTATGGAGTTAGGTAAAGAAATTACTGCCGTGAAAAACGTCTCGGTCAATGAGCCTTATTTTCCCGGCCATTTCCCATACCACCCGGTGATGCCCGGTGTACTGATTGTTGAGGCAATGGCACAGGCGGCAGCCTTGCTGTCGTTTAAAACTATGGGTACCAAGCCCACCAATGATTCGGTTTATTATTTTGCCGGTATCGACAATGTGCGCTTTAAAAAACCGGTCTCTCCAGGCGACCAGATTATTCTGCACGTCAAGATAGACCGTATCCTGAAAGGGATCTGGAAATACATCGCCGTTGCCAAAGTGGGTGACGAAATCGTGGCAGAAGCCAATATGATGTGTATCCTCAAAGCCATTGAAAAATAA
- the rnhB gene encoding ribonuclease HII — protein sequence MHLLCGIDEAGRGPLAGAVYAAAVILNPARPITGLADSKKLSEAKRDALAIEIKAHALAWGIASVSAQEIDAINILQASLLAMQRAYQAMVDQFGLHATLIQVDGNRTPKFQLPCEAIVQGDSKVAEISAASILAKTARDASLLELDTQYPQYGFAQHKGYPTALHLERLVQYGITPEHRRSYAPVKKLLSMIVE from the coding sequence ATGCATCTCCTGTGTGGGATTGATGAAGCGGGCAGAGGGCCATTAGCGGGAGCCGTATACGCCGCTGCAGTGATCCTGAATCCGGCACGGCCTATCACCGGCCTGGCCGATTCTAAAAAACTGTCTGAAGCCAAAAGGGATGCGCTAGCGATTGAAATCAAGGCGCATGCACTTGCCTGGGGAATTGCCAGTGTCAGTGCGCAGGAAATTGATGCTATCAATATCCTGCAAGCCAGTTTGCTGGCCATGCAACGCGCTTATCAGGCGATGGTTGATCAGTTTGGACTGCATGCAACATTGATTCAGGTGGATGGTAATCGTACGCCAAAGTTTCAATTACCATGCGAAGCGATTGTGCAAGGAGATAGCAAGGTCGCAGAAATTTCAGCAGCTTCTATTTTGGCCAAAACTGCCAGGGATGCTTCTTTATTAGAGTTGGATACACAGTATCCACAATATGGTTTTGCCCAGCATAAAGGCTATCCAACAGCGCTACATCTGGAGCGCCTGGTGCAATATGGGATTACTCCCGAACATAGACGCAGTTACGCACCAGTGAAAAAGCTGCTAAGTATGATTGTAGAATAG
- the lpxB gene encoding lipid-A-disaccharide synthase: MAKIAMVAGEASGDLLGYHLIQELKSLHPDVEIFGIAGPKMMSLGAKSLFPIERLSVRGYLEVVRHLWGLLKLRKQLYKEILKENPDVFIGIDAPDFNFWLERKLKAKGIATIHYVSPSIWAWRKNRIHKIKRAVSHMLALFPFEPPLYQQVGVPVTYIGHPLADALPMEPDAGQTREKLKLKKDSVVIAMLPGSRQSEVNFHATLVLETAIVFDRLMRENGKKVQFLVPLVTRETRDIFQNAWHQLLTQQPDTSIDLQIMFGHAHDAMTASDAVLVASGTATLEAALLKKPMVITYKMSNMSWQLLKRMRLQPYVGLPNILAGEFIVPELLQNEATPENIAQTLYNLLADKAGLTILQEKYRSIHAQLKQNSAQKAAAVVKQFLRA, translated from the coding sequence ATGGCAAAGATTGCAATGGTGGCGGGAGAGGCCTCCGGAGACTTGCTGGGCTATCATCTCATCCAGGAACTGAAATCACTCCATCCTGATGTCGAGATTTTCGGCATCGCAGGCCCCAAAATGATGAGTTTGGGCGCTAAATCGCTATTCCCGATAGAGCGGCTATCCGTGCGTGGCTATCTTGAAGTGGTCAGGCATTTGTGGGGGCTCTTGAAGCTGCGTAAGCAGCTTTACAAGGAAATACTCAAAGAAAATCCGGATGTTTTTATCGGTATAGATGCTCCCGATTTTAATTTCTGGCTTGAGCGCAAACTCAAGGCCAAAGGCATCGCTACCATTCATTATGTCAGCCCGTCCATCTGGGCCTGGCGTAAAAACCGCATCCACAAGATCAAGCGGGCGGTGTCACATATGCTGGCACTGTTTCCATTTGAACCACCTCTCTACCAGCAAGTTGGCGTGCCAGTCACCTATATCGGCCATCCACTCGCAGACGCCTTACCCATGGAACCAGACGCTGGTCAGACCAGGGAAAAACTCAAATTAAAGAAAGACAGCGTGGTGATTGCCATGCTGCCTGGCAGCCGGCAATCCGAAGTGAATTTTCACGCGACCCTGGTGCTGGAAACCGCGATTGTTTTTGACCGCCTCATGCGTGAAAATGGCAAGAAAGTCCAGTTCCTGGTGCCTTTGGTCACACGCGAAACACGCGATATTTTCCAGAATGCCTGGCACCAGTTGCTGACTCAGCAACCTGATACCAGCATAGATTTACAGATTATGTTTGGTCACGCACATGATGCCATGACGGCCTCAGATGCGGTATTAGTGGCCTCTGGCACAGCCACACTGGAAGCTGCCTTGCTTAAAAAGCCGATGGTCATTACCTATAAAATGTCCAATATGAGCTGGCAATTATTAAAACGTATGCGGTTGCAGCCTTATGTAGGACTGCCTAATATACTGGCTGGTGAATTTATTGTGCCTGAATTGTTGCAAAATGAAGCGACACCGGAAAACATAGCACAAACCTTGTATAACTTGTTGGCAGATAAAGCGGGTTTAACGATCTTGCAAGAAAAATACCGCAGCATTCATGCGCAGCTCAAGCAGAACAGCGCACAGAAAGCGGCTGCTGTTGTTAAACAGTTTTTAAGGGCCTGA
- a CDS encoding OmpH family outer membrane protein, which translates to MRSIWLGFFCLLLYGSQATAADFKVGYVQVDKLLQEAPQTAETGKKLEKEFSPRSLELDKLQKQIRDLESQLDHDRATSMTEAERRQKERQLNNSRLEFQSKQRELREDINLRKNEELALLQERINKAVQTVAESEGYDLVAYSGVAYASKRIDITDKVLKLLGKK; encoded by the coding sequence ATGAGAAGCATATGGTTAGGATTTTTCTGCTTGTTACTATATGGTAGCCAAGCGACTGCTGCTGACTTCAAGGTTGGTTATGTGCAAGTGGACAAGTTGCTACAAGAGGCACCACAAACTGCTGAGACAGGCAAAAAGCTCGAGAAAGAATTCAGTCCGCGATCCTTGGAACTGGACAAGTTACAAAAACAGATCCGTGACTTGGAGTCTCAACTGGACCATGACCGTGCAACGAGTATGACTGAAGCTGAACGCCGTCAAAAAGAGCGCCAATTGAATAATTCACGCCTTGAATTCCAGAGCAAGCAGCGTGAGTTACGCGAAGATATCAACCTGCGAAAAAATGAAGAGCTTGCCTTGTTGCAAGAGCGTATCAACAAGGCTGTACAGACAGTGGCCGAAAGTGAAGGTTATGACCTGGTGGCTTACAGCGGCGTGGCCTATGCCAGCAAGCGTATTGATATCACAGATAAAGTCCTCAAATTGCTGGGTAAAAAATAA